The Streptomyces sp. Alt3 genome has a segment encoding these proteins:
- a CDS encoding pyridoxamine 5'-phosphate oxidase family protein, with product MPAQATGRQPTAELDARYSSALDPRPGAADVTATPWSEARQQLERAEIFWVSTVRPDGRMHVTPVIAAWHRGVMYFSTGPQEQKAVNLAHDGHCALTTGRNSLTEGLDIVVEGEAKRVADPAVLEEVITAYEAKYGPHITSAEGTFHGIAEAFRSGDAVVFAVAPSTAYGFGRDDGVYSHTRWTF from the coding sequence ATGCCGGCACAAGCAACGGGGCGGCAGCCCACGGCTGAACTCGACGCCCGCTACAGCTCAGCACTCGATCCACGCCCTGGTGCGGCGGACGTGACCGCCACCCCCTGGAGCGAGGCGCGGCAGCAGCTGGAGCGGGCCGAGATCTTCTGGGTGTCCACCGTGCGGCCCGACGGCCGGATGCACGTCACTCCCGTGATCGCCGCCTGGCACAGGGGGGTGATGTATTTCTCCACCGGCCCGCAGGAGCAGAAGGCGGTGAATCTCGCCCATGACGGGCACTGCGCGCTGACCACCGGACGTAACTCGCTCACGGAAGGACTGGACATCGTGGTCGAGGGCGAGGCGAAGCGGGTGGCCGACCCGGCGGTGCTCGAGGAGGTGATCACGGCGTACGAGGCGAAGTACGGCCCGCACATCACATCGGCCGAAGGCACCTTCCACGGGATCGCAGAGGCATTCCGGAGCGGGGACGCGGTGGTCTTCGCGGTGGCTCCGTCGACCGCGTACGGCTTCGGCCGTGACGACGGGGTGTACAGCCACACCCGTTGGACGTTCTGA
- a CDS encoding cation diffusion facilitator family transporter: protein MEGNQHTHAPGHRHSPDHHQGHGHTPEEDGQLRRSAGARLKQLRHVLAHAVAPHSHEAADKVDSAMETSGEGMRTLWISLAVLGATTVVQALIVALSGSVALLGDTIHNATDALTAVPLGMAFLLGRRAANRRYTYGYGRAEDLAGILIVATIAASAVLAAWMAVDRLLDPRDITHLWAVSAAALTGFAGNEWVARYRIRTGRRIGSAALVADGLHARTDGFTSLAVLLGSGGAALGWPAADPVVGLLITAAILFVLKDAAREVYRRLMDSVDPALVATAEIALRSVDGVIGIGAVRMRWIGHALRAEADIVVHAHLTVVQAHELAVAAEHALIHTVPRLTAATIHTDHSPTTGPDPHSALAHHGDRPDPAGALR, encoded by the coding sequence ATGGAGGGGAATCAGCACACTCACGCGCCCGGCCACCGACACTCACCTGACCACCACCAGGGACACGGACACACCCCCGAGGAGGACGGGCAACTGCGCCGGTCCGCCGGAGCACGGCTGAAGCAGCTGCGCCACGTTCTCGCCCATGCGGTGGCACCTCACAGCCATGAGGCGGCCGACAAGGTCGACTCGGCGATGGAGACGTCCGGCGAGGGCATGCGGACGCTGTGGATCTCCCTCGCCGTTCTGGGGGCGACCACGGTCGTCCAGGCATTGATCGTCGCCCTGTCCGGGTCGGTGGCGCTGCTCGGTGACACCATCCACAACGCCACCGACGCGTTGACCGCCGTTCCGCTCGGTATGGCCTTCCTGCTCGGACGCCGGGCGGCGAACCGCCGCTACACCTATGGGTACGGCCGCGCCGAAGACCTCGCCGGCATCCTCATCGTGGCCACCATCGCCGCCTCCGCGGTCCTGGCCGCCTGGATGGCCGTCGACCGTCTGCTCGACCCACGTGACATCACCCATCTGTGGGCCGTCTCCGCCGCCGCGCTGACGGGCTTCGCCGGCAATGAGTGGGTCGCCCGCTACCGCATCCGCACCGGGAGGAGGATCGGCTCGGCCGCCCTGGTCGCCGACGGGCTGCACGCCCGCACCGACGGATTCACCTCGCTCGCCGTACTCCTCGGGTCCGGCGGCGCGGCTCTCGGGTGGCCGGCGGCCGATCCGGTCGTCGGTCTGCTCATCACCGCCGCGATCCTGTTCGTCCTCAAGGACGCCGCCCGTGAGGTCTACCGGCGCCTGATGGACTCCGTCGATCCCGCTCTCGTCGCCACTGCGGAGATCGCGCTGCGGAGCGTGGACGGGGTGATCGGCATCGGAGCCGTCCGGATGCGCTGGATCGGCCATGCCCTGCGGGCCGAGGCCGACATCGTCGTCCACGCGCATCTCACGGTCGTCCAGGCACATGAGCTGGCGGTCGCGGCCGAACACGCGTTGATCCACACGGTTCCGCGGCTGACCGCAGCGACTATTCACACCGATCACTCCCCCACCACCGGCCCCGACCCGCACAGCGCGCTCGCACACCATGGTGATCGCCCGGACCCGGCCGGTGCGCTGCGGTGA
- a CDS encoding SMI1/KNR4 family protein, giving the protein MPDSTGATDEEISAAETRLGITLPDELKVLYRVTGARRGERREDQQARRRADAAVGWELSALDDLRSVEATARHPRWGSGARTAVVTRPGDSVQNLAGSPGWLVFSGHGDELAVDLTPGPRGYTGQIIRIDHEQSIGAELRADSLTDLVLNRTKQERRGRREDGPPVVAGIGDGSTQTIEAAADRALEVLTVGAGDHAPISLAPVTALPRLRTLIAHPGTLAEPLEVARLTGLEFLELGTRDWRLLLDAGAVPRTLSAASVAAQEDEDPQCVVDVANEILVLRGRPRMVRTVLEGDLGPLS; this is encoded by the coding sequence TTGCCCGACTCCACCGGTGCGACGGACGAGGAGATCTCCGCCGCCGAGACGCGACTCGGCATCACGCTGCCCGACGAGCTCAAGGTGCTCTACCGGGTGACGGGGGCGAGGCGGGGGGAACGGCGCGAGGACCAGCAAGCCCGGCGGCGAGCCGACGCTGCGGTCGGCTGGGAGCTCTCCGCTCTGGACGACCTGCGCAGCGTCGAGGCGACGGCCCGTCACCCCCGCTGGGGTTCCGGGGCGAGGACGGCGGTTGTCACCCGGCCCGGCGACTCGGTGCAGAATCTGGCCGGCTCTCCCGGCTGGCTCGTCTTCTCGGGCCACGGCGACGAACTGGCCGTCGACCTGACACCCGGCCCGCGCGGATACACCGGGCAGATCATCCGGATCGACCACGAGCAGAGCATCGGTGCCGAACTCAGGGCCGACTCCCTCACCGATCTGGTCCTGAACCGGACGAAGCAGGAACGCCGAGGCCGGCGTGAGGACGGCCCTCCGGTCGTGGCCGGCATCGGTGACGGAAGCACGCAGACCATCGAGGCGGCCGCTGACCGCGCCTTGGAGGTCCTGACGGTCGGAGCAGGGGATCACGCTCCGATCAGCCTCGCGCCCGTCACCGCGCTGCCGCGCCTTCGTACCCTCATCGCGCACCCGGGCACTCTCGCCGAGCCGTTGGAGGTCGCCCGGCTCACGGGACTGGAGTTCCTGGAGCTCGGCACGCGGGATTGGCGGCTCCTCCTGGACGCCGGAGCCGTCCCACGCACCCTTTCGGCCGCCTCAGTCGCAGCGCAGGAAGATGAGGACCCCCAGTGCGTCGTCGACGTGGCCAACGAGATCCTGGTGCTCCGGGGCCGGCCCCGGATGGTCCGGACCGTCCTCGAAGGAGACCTCGGCCCGCTGTCGTAG
- a CDS encoding helix-turn-helix domain-containing protein — MATVALAVTDGMLHFELSLACEVFGADMPGSVAPLYHLSVCGPSAVRIGRFRLEPDQGLDHLPHADTVIVPGWADIDTDPPVELVDAVRAAHDAGARVVSLCTGAFVLAAAGLLDGRRATTHWAHTQELTRRHPRVAVDPDVLYVDDGSVLTSAGKAAAMDLCLHLVRLDHGSSIANTLARRLVVPPHRDGGQAQFVTTPVPAPDNHPLADLLPWVVQRLDHPLTVEDMARRARMSSRNLGRHFRTVTGTTPLQWLLTQRIRHAQELLETTDDTLDTIAANTGMGTATTLRRHFNRTVGVPPDAYRRTFRPHRQGRDGSRPPLSLPAP, encoded by the coding sequence ATGGCTACTGTCGCGCTGGCCGTCACCGACGGCATGCTGCATTTCGAGCTGTCCCTGGCGTGCGAGGTCTTCGGGGCGGACATGCCCGGCTCGGTCGCACCCTTGTACCACCTGTCGGTCTGCGGGCCGAGCGCCGTGCGTATCGGCCGCTTCCGGCTGGAACCCGATCAGGGCCTCGACCACCTCCCGCACGCCGACACGGTGATCGTGCCGGGGTGGGCCGACATCGACACGGACCCGCCGGTCGAGCTGGTCGACGCGGTACGCGCGGCTCATGACGCGGGTGCTCGCGTGGTGTCTCTCTGCACCGGTGCCTTCGTGCTCGCAGCTGCCGGCCTGCTGGACGGCAGGCGAGCGACCACCCACTGGGCCCACACGCAGGAGCTGACCAGGCGCCACCCCCGCGTGGCGGTCGACCCGGACGTCCTCTACGTGGACGACGGCAGCGTGCTGACCTCGGCCGGCAAGGCCGCGGCGATGGACCTGTGCCTGCACCTCGTCCGCCTTGACCACGGCTCCTCGATCGCCAACACACTCGCCCGGCGTCTGGTCGTGCCGCCGCACCGGGACGGCGGTCAGGCCCAGTTCGTGACCACTCCCGTCCCCGCCCCGGACAACCATCCGCTCGCCGATCTCCTCCCCTGGGTGGTCCAGCGCCTGGACCACCCTCTCACCGTCGAGGACATGGCCCGCCGGGCACGGATGAGTTCGCGCAACCTGGGCCGCCACTTCAGGACGGTGACCGGCACAACCCCCTTGCAATGGCTGCTCACCCAACGGATACGCCACGCACAGGAGTTACTGGAGACCACCGACGACACGCTGGACACCATCGCAGCCAACACGGGCATGGGCACCGCCACGACGCTGCGCCGGCATTTCAACCGCACGGTCGGCGTTCCCCCGGATGCCTACCGCCGGACCTTCCGTCCGCACCGTCAGGGCCGGGACGGGAGCCGGCCGCCCCTCTCCCTTCCGGCGCCTTGA
- a CDS encoding winged helix DNA-binding domain-containing protein produces the protein MSFTVRQLALATLDRQLLLERRRIGVADAVRRVCALQAQTPASPYLALWNRVRDFAPEQLDAAFADGRIVKASLMRITLHAVHAEDYAHHHAAMLSTLRASRLYDRRFTSTGLDPADADALLPELAGFLARPRTGADVENEVTARFGEHAHRVWWALRTYAPLRHAPTGGPWSFTLPNTYLDSSVAAGAPSQDAGAGTRWLLLAYLRAFGPASAQDFARFTLLTRPAITQALHELGDQVVRVAGPGRAALFDLEGATVPAEDVPAPPRLLPMWDSTLLAHAVPGRVVPEEYRPLVVRRNGDMLPCLLVDGQVAGVWRAIDGGLELTAFHKLGKAAWQGLTEEAEKLAALLADRDPAVYRRYGHWWDKGLPGARTTKVKA, from the coding sequence ATGAGTTTCACCGTGCGGCAGCTCGCCCTGGCCACCCTGGACCGCCAGCTCCTGCTGGAGCGGCGGCGCATCGGTGTGGCGGACGCGGTGCGCCGAGTCTGCGCCCTCCAGGCGCAGACACCCGCATCGCCGTACCTGGCGCTGTGGAACCGGGTGCGGGACTTCGCGCCCGAACAGCTCGACGCTGCTTTCGCGGACGGCCGGATCGTGAAGGCGAGCCTCATGCGGATCACACTGCACGCCGTGCACGCAGAGGACTACGCGCACCACCACGCTGCCATGCTGAGCACCCTGCGGGCGTCGCGGCTGTACGACCGACGCTTCACCTCGACGGGACTGGATCCCGCAGACGCGGACGCACTGCTGCCCGAGCTCGCCGGATTCCTGGCACGGCCCCGCACCGGCGCCGACGTGGAGAACGAGGTCACCGCCCGGTTCGGCGAGCACGCGCACCGTGTGTGGTGGGCGCTGCGCACGTACGCGCCGCTGCGTCACGCCCCGACCGGCGGTCCCTGGTCGTTCACACTGCCGAACACGTACCTCGACTCCTCGGTGGCCGCGGGTGCTCCGTCGCAGGACGCGGGAGCGGGGACCCGATGGCTCCTGCTCGCCTACCTGCGGGCGTTCGGGCCTGCGTCGGCGCAGGACTTCGCGCGGTTCACCCTGCTGACGCGCCCCGCGATCACCCAGGCGCTGCACGAGCTCGGTGACCAGGTGGTGCGTGTGGCAGGTCCTGGCCGCGCCGCACTGTTCGACCTGGAGGGAGCCACCGTCCCTGCCGAGGACGTCCCTGCGCCGCCGAGGCTTCTGCCGATGTGGGACAGCACGCTGCTGGCCCACGCGGTACCCGGGCGCGTCGTGCCCGAGGAGTACCGGCCGCTCGTCGTACGGCGCAACGGTGACATGCTGCCTTGCCTGCTCGTCGACGGGCAGGTGGCCGGAGTGTGGCGCGCGATCGACGGCGGACTGGAACTGACCGCCTTCCACAAGCTCGGCAAGGCCGCGTGGCAGGGCCTGACCGAGGAGGCGGAGAAACTTGCGGCGCTGCTCGCCGACCGGGATCCAGCCGTCTACCGGCGCTACGGACACTGGTGGGACAAGGGCCTTCCCGGTGCCCGGACGACGAAGGTCAAGGCCTGA
- a CDS encoding SRPBCC family protein, producing MSRTDRAGRVIAASPATVYNALLDRASLEAWLPPEGMRGRVEHWDPRPGGGFRMVLTYLDPTGGPGKTSDATDVVDIRFAELVPAERVVQRAVFEADDPAYAGTMTMTWHLIGAGGGTEVTVTAVDVPAGIGQADHEAGLASSLANLASYVETAR from the coding sequence ATGAGCAGAACCGACCGTGCCGGCCGTGTGATCGCGGCGTCACCGGCGACTGTCTACAACGCTCTCCTCGACCGGGCGTCGCTGGAGGCCTGGCTGCCACCTGAGGGCATGCGCGGGCGGGTCGAGCACTGGGATCCCCGCCCCGGCGGCGGGTTCCGGATGGTGCTCACCTATCTGGACCCCACCGGCGGTCCCGGCAAGACCTCGGACGCGACGGATGTCGTCGACATCCGGTTCGCCGAGCTGGTGCCCGCGGAGCGTGTGGTCCAGCGAGCGGTGTTCGAGGCCGACGACCCGGCGTACGCGGGCACGATGACGATGACCTGGCACCTCATCGGCGCCGGTGGCGGCACCGAGGTGACCGTCACCGCGGTGGACGTGCCGGCCGGCATCGGTCAGGCGGACCACGAAGCAGGTCTCGCCTCGTCGCTGGCCAACCTGGCCTCCTACGTCGAAACCGCCCGCTGA
- a CDS encoding DoxX family protein, with translation MERIPLTSRSPLLLAGFLAAAGVAHFAAPASFDAMVPRALPGNPRSWTRVSGAVELALAAGIAAPRTRQLSAQATALFFVGVFPANLKMAYDWRTRPAPARALAYGRLPLQLPLYLWARAAARPTTG, from the coding sequence ATGGAACGCATCCCCCTCACCTCACGCTCACCCCTGCTGCTCGCAGGTTTCCTGGCTGCGGCCGGGGTCGCGCACTTCGCCGCTCCCGCGTCATTCGACGCGATGGTGCCGCGAGCCCTCCCCGGCAACCCCAGGTCCTGGACCCGGGTGAGCGGCGCGGTGGAACTGGCGCTCGCCGCGGGAATCGCGGCGCCTCGCACACGGCAACTCAGCGCTCAGGCGACCGCACTCTTCTTCGTCGGTGTCTTTCCCGCCAACCTCAAGATGGCGTACGACTGGCGCACCCGCCCCGCACCTGCGCGGGCACTCGCCTACGGCCGCCTCCCTCTCCAGCTCCCGCTCTATCTCTGGGCCCGCGCGGCAGCACGCCCCACGACCGGCTGA
- a CDS encoding S1 RNA-binding domain-containing protein, with product MGAASGERDHREFLAGIRVGDLWGGTVAEVERSRVTVVLDGFPARPLGIIWAHDVSWSSSPSEVMKAGRWITAEVIAVDVEEGRARLATTATENPELWAFLKSRRSGEILSGTVAAVEPFGVFVALEDGPEHPVLPGVGFITIPELSWRHVEAVSDVVQVGHHVSCVFLGFDTWYGEARLSLRAARPDPFQVFADSVTAGEVLRGKVTRMITFGVFVRVADGVEGLLHAREFALDRPATARPAVEAGDEIAVVVLDVDRQRRRLTLSRYRSSADSR from the coding sequence ATGGGGGCGGCGTCGGGTGAGCGGGATCATCGGGAGTTCCTGGCGGGTATCCGTGTCGGTGACCTCTGGGGCGGGACCGTCGCAGAGGTCGAGCGGTCCCGGGTGACGGTGGTCCTGGACGGATTCCCGGCGCGCCCGCTGGGGATCATCTGGGCTCATGACGTCTCGTGGAGCTCGAGTCCGTCCGAGGTCATGAAGGCCGGGCGATGGATCACGGCGGAGGTGATCGCCGTCGACGTGGAGGAGGGCCGGGCCCGGCTGGCGACGACCGCCACCGAGAACCCGGAGCTGTGGGCGTTCCTGAAATCGCGGCGCAGCGGTGAGATCCTGTCCGGCACGGTCGCGGCCGTCGAACCGTTCGGCGTGTTCGTGGCGTTGGAGGACGGCCCGGAGCATCCGGTCCTTCCGGGCGTCGGGTTCATCACGATTCCCGAGCTGTCGTGGCGGCACGTCGAGGCGGTGTCGGACGTCGTTCAGGTCGGACACCACGTCTCGTGTGTGTTCCTGGGGTTCGACACCTGGTACGGAGAGGCTCGGCTTTCTCTCAGGGCCGCACGGCCGGACCCGTTCCAGGTGTTCGCCGACAGTGTCACGGCCGGCGAAGTGCTGCGGGGGAAGGTCACCAGGATGATCACGTTCGGTGTCTTCGTCCGGGTCGCCGATGGTGTCGAAGGGCTGCTCCACGCACGGGAGTTCGCCCTGGACCGCCCGGCAACTGCACGGCCCGCCGTCGAGGCCGGCGACGAGATCGCGGTTGTCGTCCTGGATGTCGACCGGCAGCGGCGCAGGCTGACTCTTTCCCGGTACCGGTCGTCGGCCGACTCCCGGTGA
- a CDS encoding DoxX family protein, with the protein MTSVLNRSLTPSSAAPEGASPHAYDVGLLLVRVVLGVTVAAHGAQKLFGWFGGGGIEGTGQFFTMSGYPSGRTMAVIAGLSETLGGLGLVLGLLTPLAGAAVLGTMINALAVKWGGGFFAPAGVEYEVLLLAGAAGLALTGPGRIAVDRFLPGLRAHRLAYGVAAVLLAAVIAALVLLIRN; encoded by the coding sequence ATGACTTCCGTCCTGAACCGCTCACTCACCCCGTCCTCGGCCGCCCCCGAAGGCGCATCGCCGCACGCGTACGACGTCGGTCTCCTGCTCGTCCGTGTCGTCCTCGGAGTGACCGTGGCCGCGCACGGCGCACAGAAGCTGTTCGGCTGGTTCGGAGGCGGGGGCATCGAGGGCACCGGCCAGTTCTTCACCATGAGCGGGTATCCCTCCGGGCGGACGATGGCCGTGATCGCCGGCCTCAGTGAGACCCTGGGCGGACTCGGTCTGGTGCTCGGTCTTCTCACGCCGCTGGCCGGAGCCGCCGTCCTCGGCACGATGATCAACGCGCTGGCCGTCAAGTGGGGCGGCGGATTCTTCGCTCCTGCGGGTGTCGAATACGAGGTGCTCCTGCTTGCCGGAGCCGCCGGACTCGCACTCACAGGGCCCGGCCGGATCGCGGTGGACCGCTTCCTGCCCGGCCTGCGCGCGCACCGGCTCGCCTACGGGGTGGCCGCTGTGCTGCTTGCCGCGGTGATCGCCGCCCTCGTTCTGCTGATCCGGAACTAG
- a CDS encoding SGNH/GDSL hydrolase family protein — protein MPNGEYLRYVALGDSQTEGLGDGDDTVGLRGFADRLAEHLAVGGSEVLYANLAVRGRLAGQVRAEQLGPALALRPDLATVVAGVNDALRPRFDAAAVIGHVEEMFAALTQAGAHVVTLTFPDVTKIVPLARPIRPRLLDLNARIRSAAARHGVTVVETGRSAVATDPRLWGADRLHASPLGHERIAAAAARTLGLPGSDDTWSLPLPPRTVPTGRQATGAELRWAAAFLGPWLGRRLRARSSGDGRTSKRPQLLPVIITSPSAEDMGRRELP, from the coding sequence ATGCCGAACGGTGAATACCTGCGCTACGTCGCCCTGGGCGACAGTCAGACCGAAGGGCTCGGCGACGGGGACGACACCGTCGGGCTGCGCGGATTCGCCGACCGGCTCGCCGAACACCTCGCCGTCGGCGGCTCCGAGGTCCTGTACGCCAACCTGGCCGTGCGCGGCCGCCTCGCCGGGCAGGTCCGAGCCGAACAGCTGGGGCCTGCTCTCGCCCTGCGGCCCGATCTGGCGACCGTGGTGGCCGGGGTCAACGACGCGCTCCGGCCCCGGTTCGACGCCGCGGCGGTGATCGGGCACGTGGAGGAGATGTTCGCCGCCCTCACACAGGCCGGCGCCCATGTCGTGACGCTGACCTTCCCCGATGTGACGAAGATCGTGCCGCTCGCCCGGCCGATCAGGCCCCGTCTCCTGGATCTCAACGCCCGTATCCGCTCGGCGGCCGCCCGCCACGGGGTCACGGTCGTCGAGACCGGCCGATCGGCCGTCGCCACCGATCCGCGGCTGTGGGGTGCGGACCGGCTCCACGCCAGCCCTCTCGGTCATGAGCGGATCGCCGCTGCCGCCGCCCGTACCCTCGGCCTGCCGGGTAGCGACGACACCTGGTCGCTGCCCCTGCCTCCCCGGACGGTTCCCACCGGCCGGCAGGCCACGGGCGCCGAGCTGCGCTGGGCCGCCGCGTTCCTCGGCCCGTGGCTCGGACGCCGCCTGCGCGCTCGGTCCTCCGGTGACGGCCGCACCTCGAAACGCCCCCAACTGCTGCCGGTGATCATCACGTCCCCCTCGGCGGAGGACATGGGCCGACGGGAACTCCCGTAG
- a CDS encoding PadR family transcriptional regulator yields MALRHAVLAALLDGEYSGYQLAKAFDIGVANFWHALPQQLYAELTKLEKEGLVSGRQVVQETRPNKRLFQVTDAGRAELEAFAETVAKPSFIRDDLLVKVQVADRIGTAPVIGQLEERASAAEAKIELLGKLLRQLRGDMDEEEFLLRGERIGPYLTCLRGLAFEQEHLTWCLRIAGILRERQSNHAER; encoded by the coding sequence ATGGCCTTGCGGCATGCGGTGCTCGCGGCACTGCTGGACGGCGAGTACAGCGGATACCAGTTGGCGAAGGCATTCGACATCGGCGTCGCGAACTTCTGGCACGCCCTGCCGCAGCAGCTGTACGCCGAGCTGACCAAGCTGGAGAAGGAGGGGCTGGTCTCGGGCCGGCAGGTGGTCCAGGAGACCCGCCCGAACAAACGGCTGTTCCAGGTCACCGACGCCGGTCGCGCCGAACTGGAGGCGTTCGCCGAAACCGTGGCGAAACCCTCCTTCATCCGCGACGACCTGCTGGTGAAGGTCCAGGTCGCCGACCGAATCGGCACAGCGCCGGTGATCGGACAGCTCGAAGAGCGGGCGTCCGCCGCCGAAGCCAAGATCGAACTTCTCGGCAAGCTGCTACGGCAACTGCGCGGCGACATGGACGAGGAGGAGTTCCTCCTCCGGGGCGAGCGGATCGGGCCGTACCTCACATGCCTGCGAGGCCTGGCCTTCGAGCAGGAACACCTGACCTGGTGCCTCAGAATCGCAGGCATCCTCAGGGAAAGGCAGTCGAACCATGCCGAACGGTGA
- a CDS encoding nuclear transport factor 2 family protein: METAERFRDAVEKGELDALGNLFTEEIRLYSPVKFTPFEGKPMVLGLFGVLLRTFEDFRYVGDLEGTALTSADGEDARSTILVFRATVNGKEIHGIDLLQFDEAGLIKEFTVMVRPQSAVHALGQAVLEGLVADGLAPQAVDR; this comes from the coding sequence ATGGAGACTGCCGAACGCTTCCGCGACGCGGTGGAGAAGGGTGAACTGGACGCGCTGGGAAACCTGTTCACGGAGGAAATCCGTCTCTACAGTCCTGTGAAGTTCACGCCCTTCGAGGGCAAGCCGATGGTGCTGGGACTCTTCGGGGTCCTGTTGCGCACCTTCGAGGACTTCCGCTACGTCGGGGACCTCGAGGGCACGGCGCTGACCAGCGCCGACGGCGAGGATGCCAGGTCCACGATCCTGGTCTTCCGGGCAACGGTGAACGGCAAGGAGATCCATGGAATCGACCTGCTCCAGTTCGACGAGGCCGGCCTGATCAAGGAGTTCACCGTGATGGTCCGGCCCCAGTCGGCTGTGCACGCCCTGGGACAGGCCGTACTCGAAGGCCTGGTCGCAGACGGCCTCGCCCCGCAGGCTGTCGACCGTTAG
- a CDS encoding GNAT family N-acetyltransferase, translating to MTRELSTPPAVSFGLLSGSPQPVLPAAQGLLLRPWEQADAPVFLSAYQDDEICRWHTRRPRTEARVLEWFDAYHQDWRSEKGGHWAAARKDGEVLGRIALRGFDFNDGVADVSYWVLPTARGRGVATSALAALSTWALDEIGFHRLYLEHSTRNHASCGVATKSGYLLEGTQCSAAMHDDGRHDMHLHARIRGD from the coding sequence GTGACTCGCGAATTGTCGACGCCGCCCGCAGTTTCCTTCGGTCTGCTCTCGGGCTCCCCTCAGCCCGTTCTGCCCGCTGCTCAAGGTCTGTTGCTGCGACCTTGGGAACAGGCTGACGCTCCGGTGTTCCTCTCCGCCTACCAGGACGATGAGATCTGCCGCTGGCACACGCGCCGCCCTCGGACGGAGGCGCGCGTCCTGGAGTGGTTCGATGCCTACCACCAGGACTGGAGAAGCGAGAAGGGCGGTCACTGGGCTGCCGCCCGCAAGGACGGTGAGGTCCTCGGCCGGATCGCGCTGCGCGGCTTCGACTTCAACGACGGTGTCGCCGACGTCAGTTACTGGGTTCTCCCGACTGCCCGAGGCCGCGGTGTCGCGACCTCGGCGTTGGCAGCACTCTCCACCTGGGCGCTGGATGAGATCGGTTTCCACCGCCTGTACCTGGAGCATTCGACGCGCAACCACGCCTCCTGCGGGGTTGCCACCAAGTCCGGCTACCTTCTCGAAGGAACCCAGTGCAGTGCGGCCATGCATGACGACGGCCGGCACGACATGCATCTGCATGCCCGAATCCGAGGGGATTGA
- a CDS encoding transposase yields MAEHQDETPWQSLVGQLVEVVSEARAWAARLRRVARGGRPPGFDEDRYKKRNTVERAINRRKNSRAVATRYDKRCCVFLGTVTVAVLLIRLSS; encoded by the coding sequence GTGGCAGAACATCAGGACGAGACTCCGTGGCAGAGCCTGGTCGGCCAGCTGGTGGAGGTGGTGAGCGAGGCGAGGGCCTGGGCCGCCCGCCTGCGCAGAGTAGCGCGAGGCGGACGTCCACCAGGCTTCGACGAGGACCGGTACAAGAAGCGCAACACCGTTGAGCGGGCCATCAACAGACGCAAGAACTCCCGGGCCGTCGCGACGCGATACGACAAACGCTGCTGCGTCTTCCTCGGCACCGTCACCGTCGCCGTGCTCCTCATCCGGCTAAGTTCATGA
- a CDS encoding restriction endonuclease: protein MGLVLLSALCTAVAAVVVTGVVRAGRREARAERARLAEEARRQARRSLETVWAMNDREFEEYVAGLCRRDGCTDVRRVGGSGDLGADVIGRLPDGRKIVVQCKRYAKHRTVGSRDIQTFNGTARAEHGADVPVFVASCVFTKPARAFAARQRLTLIDINLLGFWNNGTALASLLDLDIGRSGTHRKLRSDHD from the coding sequence ATGGGGCTGGTCCTGCTCTCGGCACTCTGCACCGCGGTCGCCGCAGTCGTCGTCACGGGCGTGGTGCGCGCGGGACGGCGGGAGGCGCGGGCGGAGAGGGCCCGGCTCGCCGAGGAAGCCCGCCGGCAGGCACGTAGGTCGCTGGAGACGGTATGGGCGATGAACGACCGCGAGTTCGAGGAGTACGTAGCCGGGCTGTGCCGCCGAGACGGCTGCACCGATGTCAGGCGGGTCGGCGGTTCGGGCGACCTGGGAGCCGATGTGATCGGCCGCCTGCCGGACGGCCGGAAGATCGTCGTCCAGTGCAAGCGATACGCGAAGCACCGCACGGTCGGCAGCCGCGACATCCAGACCTTCAACGGCACCGCGCGCGCCGAACACGGCGCCGACGTCCCCGTCTTCGTGGCCTCCTGCGTCTTCACGAAGCCGGCCCGCGCATTCGCCGCCCGCCAGCGTCTGACGCTCATCGACATCAATCTGCTCGGCTTCTGGAACAACGGCACCGCGCTGGCATCGCTGCTGGACCTGGACATCGGCCGTTCCGGCACCCATCGCAAGCTCCGCTCCGACCACGACTGA